A genome region from Babesia bigemina genome assembly Bbig001, chromosome : I includes the following:
- the frameshifts or pseudogene? - check sequence gene encoding hypothetical protein has product MDESSAHDVISRLSTFQSTLPEDSENPNKNILYNLCTSAGSLLGYRYPGTYDGSEIVYGNASRLCDAILAFLYAVFSDVRDNQPYVAGRDVLHDVIVELKSQLWRGHKGLSQVIPKVATGLRDYNATVKASNKKVKEPIETVLGHVKPDGELRKGIQALQITETSKSAEDEQTVESAVFLVEGCKEVARVFSKSLTAAKDAINDLNPKLKKKLENARRSFFNHVDWLSKWSKKGEKKRLDKMVQKIKSRLKQLAKGIKMKLEGITAGLEEYVKELGQWMGEAKEYINAVKTYVDEIMKQLDGEHRKAIDQAAAEIDSELGKKVEELNGWIEKAEAAVNVAKKKADEVHKRLDKDENSGTKIRQGFEKISEAKDAVSGVSTQLETVHKDLGDWKTAAQGVISKAAGKAGEVSGQLDPSQKGDGNPIGKNLNQIDASNEDIKKANESLRKQTEKLNKWITEADHIREQAQKKAQEVYDSLKVHDELSNKIKEIQTANQTIKDVNSGLGDVDSKLGEWKKEAERVLQDVVQKAEEVYAKLDHGDGQQPITQGIKQIKAAKANVEAVDKGLTSVNDDLRKWREAAHTVIGTVVEKAKHVHEKLDPAKDKSTLGSQIDAIDTARQAIVNANKELERQVKSLNTWINEAEKIRAAAEAKAREAYDKLQVHEKLSENIKKIVDAKNKIDEVSKHVTGQLGSLQQWNEKAKGVVDGAIKKAQEVHDELQSAVVQKVEGIGQDSNAIKAASENLGKEVEDLGKWKNAVSNVIVKADKKCDEILKKVKTSNDGTIFTQAKELQDKGKQLLTAATEARQTVESKVKEALDAVKDMDADLKRDLKVVKDNIKLGIAEVIESLKVGDLGDKVKEDLVKLRERIMKLAENGRVESLVEKELAELNQKKSETLDHAKQKLTEAEKQLQSMFESAIKTPLDDKVKTVENAIEKLCEKINPDGGDASREDKMKFQTIFDHIKKQVGVIKGTGTKSHESGIDGIVANVRGLYNAFVDSRGSGVDARVDGWLGSILGINENQRGTQTDGMKAITAYIERYKTREDALKVVKDQIKEKLGSQIKAGQAKISSQDVKDTIVENLRKVKEACEAFVEELDKKLMKGQIESFADPIVNKIPGLSGERTRSSGNAEHPKTAIRAALIALCSCVRQVAAEVDYLGIKLFGTIIDQIKPTVDGLHTNLTHATEPTESGNANPPDGTAQAVDKAIGDAKNMVGTTMQQKFEQEVKKPVETAIQGFDAAVTLYDTKARQQVKDAAKGAIEEAAKVISADGGSDIDLGSKMKNFHDAHKEITTNLKPKLEKLLNDHIGKDEIPFVGKADRVKLSKNLEKYLKHISVGVLTKHPHGPLAEAIDKIGGEGMKELGVIHPRHIGNDKIDEQTFENPFKAIQLQLEDITKLVSNTRAYMTGEPASYKNGIKNYLEQLKNALGDGKLAGADKGVDSITKAIETLQKQKFDPNSKKIEEAVKAIKAKVEELRKKLLNDNDPRGVIDDLKDLKGKGLAGGTWEGKDGLGKIETELHEQNKKLSDETKIIGEAIHEIKWERVKLGFKLSHPLIPDDILEQLEILANMIGQSKYKHDGTLQRIHDVISELWAQQFSKNPNKIGRATKAITGRLKKLLAVLEGDADKDVIKTIKDLRDVGLSKNLWEKHGSEKGLQQIENDLQRQQKSLTGQAKQIDAGVKLITTVLDELRTALQGSSGNPKIDVIRWLRELLTKGLNGTEWDTGKGKKIASLGQIKKDLRGQNDKLAAATKKIEDATNTVMSETQDMLRKASQKLSGDLISDTIVKNLQLLEKMIGRGQNGDSESLQAIQKVISGLQAQQFDVRSKAIEEAKHKVEHELTRLEGELVTHVADPLKHLIQQGFGNGDQWNGNAKGFDNINHHLQRQQETLSQQPKDIQGGVTIITTELDELRTVLQGTANDKPENKGVIKNLEFMAKHIGEGDNEGLKKLKSDMESLKKNQGQDITNNLDQLSRDIQHAAAYADWHVTHLENPHINGKLKGIQDGLDNLRLTDLADAIRLCDNFLNDADEIERNTVQALWKHVDDEVEDAIKDLTKEARGLYVDSVREALALFAKKVNEDLEQLPNEINKDMYVGYKGFMKYLQGPLSSDLTGHEQSVAELSSAFREVFEQIEKITRLHDEQNKEKNPSLPPTEDPYTPKLKDVYDALTALLAYLRDNDDGADKLTELVERLTKALGDFVPSDFKHPCTPLLDTVARGLTKFAGEFGNCYISAYSGQRCREERAHKYAKVLLSLIPMTHNALNKLMMKCEGEWKYLHISKLTADYRDNPLGYYLTRCGYRVSSGDSGQDGELNNMFTGGAIYELLTTRIEGVSIEMMIDGDPIKNGISIVTIISLLYNVLCHYFQACHITVPPEPRYPCTVRDMLSWLSGLQYTAVVDKLPEHCKALLNRRCHDGDTPNREDPVMAKCIDELPYTIASTCSYSTALLTAIQGNVHGFDLAAYPYSVDFSNNRARLHYPSDPVELLDIVREIVCRLCKVLYFLYSQCCRSTARVRGWRECAYGRQVQSHNWKCKQFTTYFSISTTTAATTTTTTSSTTTIHGCPPTSPLQSFLSDSCHGLLPHTLTTADGTIECANCAANQPGQQCLTPLGFWDLGFAASITGTGWDLTKRLGDMCRDADSCLFVLYRSLFLLCPAAPSSLAAVFALYAQLLRKWDPHDRVRHRGGTYSDASDFISHLNTDGIDSLFPLWTELHGSYQNENLTTAISSLAGHDHKSHDTLSSLFNDTTCSSSSGCAPYLQPLGLHAHHTYPQKHAGLYITWIMYLAWQFWELLCELLHALDNIDCTASGCATCPCQPGTHGGKGTCHCPSIVQCAGPLPTLYRYGFTYRNANLLVNGNRVMRCGDLNIQGKKALHSDHFTELFRQIDQLMWHIRMPFLYFLIALWSLVALYILHTFLYRMEILRILSHLLTTKASHLDAKALLISSRKMLSLYDASYFYDDPIGQLVIQ; this is encoded by the exons ATGG ATGAGTCATCCGCCCACGATGTCATTTCACGATTGTCAACGTTTCAGAGCACTCTTCCGGAAGACTCTGAGAATCCTAATAAGAACATTTTATATAATCTCTGCACCTCCGCTGGCAGCCTCTTAGGTTATCGGTATCCTGGGACCTACGACGGTTCCGAGATTGTATATGGCAACGCCTCCCGcctgtgcgatgccatCCTGGCATTCTTGTACGCCGTGTTTAGTGACGTCCGTGATAACCAGCCGTACGTCGCTGGTAGAGATGTATTGCATGATGTGATTGTGGAGCTAAAATCCCAACTGTGGCGTGGCCACAAGGGGTTGAGTCAAGTCATCCCCAAGGTGGCCACTGGCCTGCGGGACTACAACGCCACTGTCAAGGCATCGAACAAGAAAGTCAAGGAGCCGATTGAGACCGTGTTGGGACACGTGAAACCGGATGGTGAGTTGCGTAAAGGTATACAAGCTTTGCAGATAACGGAAACATCTAAGTCAGCTGAAGATGAGCAAACTGTGGAGTCCGCAGTCTTCCTGGTAGAGGGGTGCAAAGAGGTTGCCAGGGTATTCTCTAAGAGCTTGACGGCGGCAAAAGACGCCATAAATGACTTGAACCCTAAGCTGAAAAAGAAGCTTGAGAACGCCAGGAGAAGCTTTTTCAATCACGTCGACTGGCTGAGCAAGTGGTCCAAGAAGGGGGAGAAAAAGCGGTTGGACAAGATGGTACAGAAAATCAAGAGTAGGCTTAAACAGCTCGCAAAGGGC ATTaaaatgaagttggaaGGTATCACTGCCGGTCTGGAGGAATATGTCAAGGAACTCGGGCAGTGGATGGGTGAAGCAAAAGAGTATATTAATGCAGTGAAAACGTATGTTGATGAGATAATGAAGCAGCTTGATGGAGAGCATAGAAAGGCGATTGACCAGGCCGCCGCGGAGATAGATagtgagcttggcaagaaagtTGAGGAGTTGAATGGATGGATTGAGAAAGCTGAGGCCGCCGTAAATGTGGCTAAGAAGAAGGCGGATGAGGTGCATAAAAGGTTGGATAAAGATGAAAATTCTGGGACGAAGATTCGTCAAGGGTTTGAGAAGATTAGTGAAGCTAAAGATGCAGTTTCAGGAGTTAGCACACAACTGGAAACTGTTCACAAGGATTTGGGAGATTGGAAAACTGCGGCGCAGGGTGTGATCAGCAAAGCTGCTGGGAAGGCCGGAGAGGTGAGTGGGCAGTTGGATCCTTCACAAAAAGGTGATGGCAATCCAATTGGCAAGAACCTTAATCAAATCGATGCGTCGAATGAAGATATTAAGAAAGCGAATGAGAGCCTCCGAAAACAAACAGAAAAGTTGAATAAATGGATCACCGAGGCCGATCATATCCGTGAGCAGGCGCAGAAGAAAGCCCAGGAAGTTTACGATAGCCTGAAAGTTCATGACGAACTGAGCAATAAAATCAAAGAGATTCAGACAGCAAATCAGAcaattaaggatgttaacAGTGGGCTGGGTGATGTTGACAGCAAATTGGGGGAATGGAAAAAGGAGGCTGAGAGAGTGCTTCAGGATGTGGTCCAAAAAGCTGAGGAGGTATATGCGAAGTTGGATCACGGAGATGGACAGCAGCCGATTACTCAAGGCATCAAGCAGATCAAAGCAGCAAAAGCAAACGTTGAAGCAGTTGATAAGGGATTAACATCTGTAAACGACGATTTGCGCAAATGGAGAGAGGCGGCGCACACTGTGATTGGCACTGTGGTTGAGAAGGCAAAGCACGTGCACGAGAAGTTGGATCCTGCAAAAGACAAGTCTACGCTGGGCAGTCAAATTGATGCGATCGATACTGCTAGACAGGCCATAGTTAATGCAAACAAGGAGCTTGAAAGACAAGTGAAGAGCCTGAACACCTGGATTAATGAGGCGGAGAAAATCCGCGCTGCCGCTGAGGCTAAGGCCAGGGAAGCGTACGATAAGTTGCAAGTTCATGAGAAACTGAGTGAGAATATCAAGAAGATTGTGGATGCTAAAAATAAGATAGACGAAGTTAGCAAGCATGTTACCGGCCAGCTTGGGAGTCTGCAGCAGTGGAATGAGAAGGCTAAGGGTGTGGTTGACGGGGCTATAAAAAAGGCGCAGGAAGTTCATGATGAATTGCAAAGTGCTGTCGTCCAGAAAGTTGAAGGAATTGGTCAAGATAGTAATGCAATTAAAGCTGCGAGTGAGAATCTCGGAAAGGAAGTTGAGGATTTGGGGAAGTGGAAAAATGCCGTCAGTAATGTCATCGTCAAGGCAGACAAGAAGTGTGATGAGATACTCAAGAAAGTTAAAACATCAAATGACGGCACTATTTTCACGCAAGCTAAAGAGTTACAAGACAAGGGCAAGCAACTTTTGACTGCCGCTACTGAGGCTAGGCAGACAGTTGAGTCTAAGGTCAAGGAGGCTTTGGACGCCGTGAAGGATATGGACGCAGATCTCAAGAGGGATTTGAAGGTGGTGAAGGATAATATAAAATTGGGGATCGCTGAGGTGATTGAGAGTTTGAAGGTTGGTGATTTGGGTGATAAGGTGAAAGAAGATTTAGTAAAGTTGAGGGAGAGGATTATGAAGCTTGCTGAAAACGGTAGAGTGGAGAGCCTCGTTGAAAAGGAGTTGGCGGAGCTTAATCAAAAAAAGAGTGAAACGCTCGATCATGCTAAACAAAAACTTACGGAAGCGGAAAAGCAACTACAATCTATGTTTGAGAGTGCGATCAAGACTCCGCTTGACGATAAGGTCAAGACAGTTGAAAATGCGATTGAAAAGCTCTGCGAGAAAATTAATCcggacggcggcgacgcaTCACGGGAGGATAAGATGAAATTCCAGACGATTTTCGATCATATTAAGAAGCAAGTAGGGGTTATTAAGGGGACTGGTACGAAGAGTCACGAAAGTGGCATTGATGGCATTGTCGCGAACGTAAGAGGTCTCTATAACGCGTTTGTTGACAGCCGAGGTAGCGGGGTTGACGCAAGAGTAGATGGGTGGCTTGGAAGTATTTTGGGGATCAATGAGAATCAACGAGGGACGCAGACTGATGGGATGAAGGCT ATAACGGCGTACATTGAGAGGTATAAAACCCGTGAAGACGCTTTAAAAGTTGTTAAAGATCAAATCAAGGAGAAGCTTGGCAGCCAAATTAAGGCAGGTCAGGCAAAAATATCATCACAAGATGTAAAAGATACAATAGTAGAAAATTTGAGAAAAGTCAAAGAGGCTTGCGAGGCATTTGTCGAAGAGCTTGATAAGAAGCTGATGAAAGGGCAAATTGAAAGTTTCGCTGACCCGATAGTCAATAAGATTCCTGGTTTATCGGGAGAGCGTACTCGGTCGAGTGGTAATGCCGAACATCCCAAAACCGCCATTAGAGCAGCACTCATTGCgctctgcagctgcgtcagGCAGGTagctgcggaagtagattaTTTAGGCATAAAGCTGTTTGGCACAATTATAGACCAAATAAAGCCGACTGTTGATGGACTTCACACGAATCTTACCCATGCGACTGAACCCACGGAATCCGGTAATGCAAACCCCCCTGACGGCACCGCCCAAGCCGTTGACAAGGCGATCGGAGATGCGAAGAATATGGTTGGAACTACGATGCAACAGAAATTTGAGCAGGAAGTCAAAAAGCCAGTTGAGACAGCAATCCAAGGTTTTGACGCCGCTGTTACCTTGTACGACACCAAAGCTAGGCAGCAAGTCAAGGATGCGGCCAAGGGGGCAATTGAAGAGGCGGCTAAAGTGATTAGTGCAGATGGTGGAAGTGACATTGACTTGGGGAGTAAGATGAAGAACTTCCACGATGCGCACAAGGAGATCACAACAAACCTCAAACCGAAACTTGAAAAATTACTCAATGACCACATTGGGAAGGATGAAATTCCGTTTGTAGGTAAAGCAGATAGAGTAAAACTTTCGAAGAATCTTGAGAAATACCTCAAACACATATCTGTTGGCGtcctgaccaagcacccgCATGGGCCACTCGCAGAGGCGATCGACAAAATTGGTGGTGAGGGTATGAAGGAGCTGGGTGTCATTCATCCAAGACACATTGGCAATGATAAAATAGATGAACAAACTTTCGAAAATCCGTTCAAAGCGATTCAGTTGCAGCTTGAGGATATCACGAAACTGGTTAGTAACACAAGGGCATACATGACTGGCGAGCCAGCTTCATACAAAAATGGCATCAAAAATTATCTCGAACAGCTAAAAAATGCGCTCGGTGATGGAAAGTTGGCTGGTGCTGACAAAGGCGTTGATTCAATCACAAAGGCGATTGAGACACTGCAAAAACAAAAGTTTGACCCCAATTCAAAAAAAATTGAAGAAGCCGTCAAAGCAATTAAGGCAAAGGTTGAAGAGCTTAGAAAGAAGTTGCTGAATGATAATGACCCAAGAGGCGTTATTGACGATTTAAAAGATTTGAAGGGGAAGGGTCTAGCGGGGGGAACATGGGAGGGCAAAGACGGTCTTGGGAAAATCGAGACTGAACTTCACGAGCAGAATAAGAAGTTATCGGACGAAACGAAAATAATTGGAGAAGCCATACACGAAATTAAGTGGGAACGTGTAAAACTCGGATTCAAATTGAGCCACCCACTTATTCCCGATGACATTCTGGAACAGTTGGAAATATTAGCGAATATGATTGGCCAAAGTAAGTATAAACATGATGGAACTCTTCAACGAATTCATGATGTGATAAGTGAGCTGTGGGCACAGCAATTCAGTAAGAACCCCAATAAAATCGGGCGGGCCACAAAAGCAATTACAGGACGACTTAAGAAGCTTCTTGCTGTTTTGGAAGGTGACGCAGATAAAGACGTCATAAAAACGATTAAAGATTTGAGAGATGTTGGTTTAAGTAAAAATCTGTGGGAAAAACATGGAAGCGAGAAAGGCCTTCAGCAAATCGAGAATGACCTTCAACGTCAACAGAAATCCTTGACCGGCCAAGCCAAACAAATAGATGCAGGCGTCAAACTTATAACCACAGTGCTAGACGAGCTGAGAACCGCGTTGCAGGGTAGTAGCGGAAATCCTAAAATTGACGTGATACGCTGGTTGAGAGAGTTGTTAACGAAGGGGCTTAATGGCACTGAGTGGGATACTGGTAAAGGTAAAAAAATCGCCAGTCTGGGTCAAATTAAAAAGGACCTTCGTGGGCAAAATGATAAGTTGGCTGCGGCAACCAAAAAAATTGAAGACGCAACAAATACGGTCATGAGCGAAACACAGGATATGCTTAGAAAGGCAAGCCAGAAGTTAAGTGGTGATCTCATTAGTGATACCATCGTGAAGAATCTACAGTTGTTAGAAAAGATGATTGGCCGTGGTCAGAATGGCGATAGTGAGAGTCTTCAAGCGATTCAAAAAGTGATCAGTGGGCTGCAAGCACAGCAGTTCGATGTGAGATCCAAAGCAATTGAAGAAGCCAAGCATAAAGTTGAACATGAACTCACAAGGCTTGAAGGTGAACTGGTGACTCACGTTGCCGATCCGTTGAAACATTTAATACAACAGGGGTTCGGTAACGGTGATCAATGGAATGGCAACGCCAAGGGCTTCGACAATATCAATCATCATCTCCAACGTCAACAAGAAACGTTGTCACAACAACCCAAAGACATACAGGGTGGTGTCACCATAATAACTACTGAGCTTGACGAGCTCAGAACTGTGTTGCAGGGTACTGCCAACGACAAGCCCGAAAATAAAGGCGTGATCAAGAACTTGGAATTCATGGCAAAGCACATTGGTGAAGGTGATAATGAAGGCCTTAAAAAACTCAAAAGTGACATGGAGTCCCTCAAGAAGAACCAGGGCCAAGACATCACTAACAATTTAGATCAGCTCTCCAGAGATATTCAACACGCTGCTGCATACGCCGATTGGCACGTAACTCATCTGGAGAATCCGCACATCAATGGGAAACTCAAAGGCATACAAGATGGTCTCGACAACCTCCGACTCACCGACCTTGCCGATGCCATCAGGTTGTGCGACAACTTCCTCAACGATGCCGACGAGATAGAGAGGAACACCGTTCAAGCCCTTTGGAAGCACGTCGACGATGAGGTGGAGGATGCCATCAAGGACCTCACCAAGGAAGCCCGTGGGCTGTACGTGGACTCGGTGAGGGAGGCGCTGGCATTGTTTGCCAAGAAGGTAAACGAGGATTTGGAGCAGCTGCCTAATGAGATAAACAAGGATATGTACGTGGGTTATAAAGGGTTCATGAAGTACTTGCAAGGACCGCTGAGCTCCGATCTAACAGGTCACGAACAGAGCGTTGCAGAGTTATCATCCGCATTTCGAGAAGTGTTCGAGCAAATAGAGAA GATTACCAGGCTCCACGACGAGCAGAACAAAGAGAAGAATCCCTCATTGCCACCAACCGAAGATCCCTACACGCCTAAGCTCAAAGATGTTTATGACGCGTTGACTGCGCTGCTCGCCTACCTTAGAGACAATGATGACGGTGCCGACAAACTCAccgagctggttgagaggcTGACCAAGGCGCTGGGTGATTTCGTACCCTCCGACTTCAAGCACCCGTGCActccgctgctggacactGTCGCTCGCGGTCTCACTAAATTCGCCGGTGAGTTTGGTAATTGTTACATCTCCGCCTACTCCGGTCAGCGGTGCAGGGAGGAGCGCGCACACAAGTACGCCAAGGTGTTACTCAGCCTGATACCCATGACGCACAATGCGCTTAACAAGTTGATGATGAAATGTGAAGGTGAGTGGAAATATCTTCACATTAGTAAGTTGACTGCTGATTACAGGGATAACCCACTTGGCTACTACCTCACCAGGTGCGGGTACAGGGTTTCTAGTGGCGATAGTGGGCAGGACGGCGAGTTGAACAACATGTTCACTGGCGGTGCGATTTACGAGTTACTTACCACCCGTATTGAGGGTGTGTCCATCGAGATGATGATTGACGGTGACCCAATCAAAAATGGAATTAGTATTGTCACCATCATATCGCTGCTCTACAACGTGTTATGCCACTACTTCCAAGCCTGCCACATCACTGTTCCTCCTGAGCCACGATATCCGTGTACTGTCAGGGACATGCTGTCGTGGCTCTCCGGGCTGCAGTACACAGCGGTGGTGGACAAGCTGCCTGAGCACTGCAAGGCTCTGCTCAACCGCCGATGCCACGATGGCGACACTCCCAACAGAGAGGATCCTGTCATGGCCAAGTGCATTGATGAGCTACCATATACCATCgcatcaacgtgctcatATTCCACTGCCCTGCTCACCGCCATTCAGGGCAACGTCCACGGCTTCGACCTCGCCGCCTACCCGTATTCAGTGGACTTCTCCAACAACCGCGCCAGGCTCCACTACCCCTCTGACCCTGTCGAACTGCTTGATATAGTACGTGAGATAGTATGCCGCCTGTGTAAAGTGCTCTACTTCCTGTACTCCCagtgctgccgcagcaccgccCGGGTCAGGGGGTGGCGGGAGTGCGCGTACGGCCGGCAAGTGCAGTCACACAACTGGAAGTGTAAACAATTCACTACTTACTTTAGTATCAGTACTACTACTGCTGCAACTACTACAACTACCACTTcctccaccaccaccatTCACGGCTGCCCGCCTacctcgccgctgcagtCGTTCCTCTCCGACAGCTGCCACGGACTCCTGCCGCATACCCTCACCACCGCTGACGGGACCATCGAGTGTGCCAACTGCGCCGCCAACCAACCAGGTCAGCAGTGCCTCACTCCGCTCGGCTTCTGGGACCTGGGCTTTGCTGCTTCAATAACTGGCACCGGCTGGGATCTCACCAAGCGCCTCGGAGATATGTGCCGTGACGCCGACTCATGCCTGTTCGTGCTTTACCGATCGCTGTTCTTGCTGTGCCCCGCtgcaccctcatcactcGCCGCCGTGTTTGCATTGTATGCTCAGCTGTTACGGAAGTGGGACCCTCATGACCGTGTTAGGCACCGTGGTGGCACATACAGTGACGCCTCCGACTTCATCTCTCACCTCAACACCGACGGCATTGACAGCCTATTCCCACTGTGGACAGAGCTCCACGGCAGCTACCAGAATGAGAATCTTACAACTGCCATCTCATCACTCGCCGGGCATGACCACAAAAGCCACGATACGCTGTCGAGCCTCTTCAACGACACCACTTGCTCATCGTCAAGTGGCTGCGCTCCCTACCTCCAACCCCTAGGACTCCATGCCCACCACACCTACCCGCAGAAGCACGCCGGGCTATACATCACGTGGATAATGTACCTGGCATGGCAGTTCTGGGAGTTGCTATGTGAACTACTGCACGCACTGGACAACATCGACTGCACGGCGTCCGGGTGCGCCACATGCCCATGCCAACCTGGCACCCACGGTGGAAAGGGCACCTGCCACTGCCCGTCCATCGTCCAGTGCGCCGG